A genomic segment from Triticum dicoccoides isolate Atlit2015 ecotype Zavitan chromosome 1A, WEW_v2.0, whole genome shotgun sequence encodes:
- the LOC119366526 gene encoding uncharacterized protein LOC119366526 isoform X2 gives MAVAPFPPPPLLASHAAVRAAASRVVASRPIRVAGEDCHHHPPQVAALRRGDWVKLICGASFEDAADVRNLSLVYTLAGEVQRPWVMVSVNDDCRDIHFRKAGFDPEDCPPNCSKPCEKVCPADAISLKRVMVGEHAQSDPICDKLEGGVIMERCYGCGRCLSVCPYDRISAMSYVRDPATTAELLKRSDVDAIEIHTTGKGIGMFSTLWNSLGESINNVKLVAVSLPNAGASTIDFMNATYTIMQSNLEGYNLWQLDGRPMSGDIGRGATRETVSFAVDLTSVQDRPLGFYQLAGGTNLYTVDCLKKAGLFMARTLPGTRTTEKVGSQEALIGGIAYGGYARKIVGRVLRKIPSELGRVRIEDHPGYLLEALQEALSLVGPVKGYSALET, from the exons ATGGCCGTGGCGCCGtttccgccgccgcctctcctcgcCTCGCACGCCGCCGTCCGAGCCGCAGCCTCACGCGTCGTCGCATCCCGGCCTATCCGCGTCGCCGGCGAAGACTGCCACCACCACCCGCCGCAGGTCGCGGCCCTCCGGCGCGGCGACTGGGTGAAGCTCATCTGCGGCGCCAGCTTCGAG GATGCTGCCGATGTCCGGAATCTCTCCCTTGTCTACACGCTGGCTGGAG AAGTTCAAAGGCCTTGGGTGATGGTTAGCGTTAATGATGATTGCAGAGATATTCATTTCCGCAAAGCTG GATTTGATCCTGAAGATTGCCCACCGAATTGCTCAAAGCCATGTGAGAAAGTTTGTCCTGCTGATGCAATATCACTAAAGAGGGTCATGGTTGGAGAACATGCTCAGTCCGATCCAATATGTGATAAACTTGAG GGTGGTGTCATTATGGAACGATGCTATGGCTGCGGTAGATGCTTATCAGTTTGCCCTTATGACAGAATAA GTGCTATGTCCTATGTACGAGATCCTGCCACGACAGCTGAACTGTTGAAAAGGAGTGATGTTGATGCAATAGAAATACATACCACTGGAAA GGGAATTGGTATGTTTAGTACGCTCTGGAACAGCTTGGGTGAGTCAATCAATAATGTGAAGTTGGTCGCA GTAAGCCTGCCTAATGCTGGTGCATCAACAATTGATTTCATGAATGCAACATATACGATAATGCAGTCTAATCTGGAAGGGTATAATCTTTGGCAG TTAGATGGTCGTCCTATGAGTGGTGACATCGGTCGAGGTGCAACAAGGGAAACTGTTTCTTTTGCTGTTGATCTGACTTCAGTACAAGATAGGCCTCTTG GCTTTTATCAGCTGGCTGGTGGCACCAACTTATACACTGTAGATTGCTTAAAGAAAGCTGGCCTTTTCATGGCTAGGACTTTACCTG GGACAAGAACTACTGAAAAGGTTGGTTCCCAGGAAGCTCTAATAGGAGGAATAGCTTATGGTGGCTATGCTCGCAAG ATTGTTGGAAGAGTTCTGCGCAAAATACCATCAGAACTTGGGCGCGTACGCATCGAGGATCATCCAGGATATCTCCTAGAGGCATTGCAGGAAGCCTTGTCCTTAGTAGGCCCTGTGAAGGGTTATTCAGCTCTGGAAACATGA
- the LOC119366526 gene encoding uncharacterized protein LOC119366526 isoform X3, whose product MAVAPFPPPPLLASHAAVRAAASRVVASRPIRVAGEDCHHHPPQVAALRRGDWVKLICGASFEDAADVRNLSLVYTLAGVDCIDCAADASVVSAVNEGIDVAASIVPEVQRPWVMVSVNDDCRDIHFRKAGFDPEDCPPNCSKPCEKVCPADAISLKRVMVGEHAQSDPICDKLEGGVIMERCYGCGRCLSVCPYDRISAMSYVRDPATTAELLKRSDVDAIEIHTTGKGIGMFSTLWNSLGESINNVKLVALDGRPMSGDIGRGATRETVSFAVDLTSVQDRPLGFYQLAGGTNLYTVDCLKKAGLFMARTLPGTRTTEKVGSQEALIGGIAYGGYARKIVGRVLRKIPSELGRVRIEDHPGYLLEALQEALSLVGPVKGYSALET is encoded by the exons ATGGCCGTGGCGCCGtttccgccgccgcctctcctcgcCTCGCACGCCGCCGTCCGAGCCGCAGCCTCACGCGTCGTCGCATCCCGGCCTATCCGCGTCGCCGGCGAAGACTGCCACCACCACCCGCCGCAGGTCGCGGCCCTCCGGCGCGGCGACTGGGTGAAGCTCATCTGCGGCGCCAGCTTCGAG GATGCTGCCGATGTCCGGAATCTCTCCCTTGTCTACACGCTGGCTGGAG TGGATTGCATTGATTGTGCAGCAGATGCATCTGTAGTCAGTGCGGTGAATGAAGGTATTGATGTAGCAGCCTCAATTGTACCAGAAGTTCAAAGGCCTTGGGTGATGGTTAGCGTTAATGATGATTGCAGAGATATTCATTTCCGCAAAGCTG GATTTGATCCTGAAGATTGCCCACCGAATTGCTCAAAGCCATGTGAGAAAGTTTGTCCTGCTGATGCAATATCACTAAAGAGGGTCATGGTTGGAGAACATGCTCAGTCCGATCCAATATGTGATAAACTTGAG GGTGGTGTCATTATGGAACGATGCTATGGCTGCGGTAGATGCTTATCAGTTTGCCCTTATGACAGAATAA GTGCTATGTCCTATGTACGAGATCCTGCCACGACAGCTGAACTGTTGAAAAGGAGTGATGTTGATGCAATAGAAATACATACCACTGGAAA GGGAATTGGTATGTTTAGTACGCTCTGGAACAGCTTGGGTGAGTCAATCAATAATGTGAAGTTGGTCGCA TTAGATGGTCGTCCTATGAGTGGTGACATCGGTCGAGGTGCAACAAGGGAAACTGTTTCTTTTGCTGTTGATCTGACTTCAGTACAAGATAGGCCTCTTG GCTTTTATCAGCTGGCTGGTGGCACCAACTTATACACTGTAGATTGCTTAAAGAAAGCTGGCCTTTTCATGGCTAGGACTTTACCTG GGACAAGAACTACTGAAAAGGTTGGTTCCCAGGAAGCTCTAATAGGAGGAATAGCTTATGGTGGCTATGCTCGCAAG ATTGTTGGAAGAGTTCTGCGCAAAATACCATCAGAACTTGGGCGCGTACGCATCGAGGATCATCCAGGATATCTCCTAGAGGCATTGCAGGAAGCCTTGTCCTTAGTAGGCCCTGTGAAGGGTTATTCAGCTCTGGAAACATGA
- the LOC119366526 gene encoding uncharacterized protein LOC119366526 isoform X1: MAVAPFPPPPLLASHAAVRAAASRVVASRPIRVAGEDCHHHPPQVAALRRGDWVKLICGASFEDAADVRNLSLVYTLAGVDCIDCAADASVVSAVNEGIDVAASIVPEVQRPWVMVSVNDDCRDIHFRKAGFDPEDCPPNCSKPCEKVCPADAISLKRVMVGEHAQSDPICDKLEGGVIMERCYGCGRCLSVCPYDRISAMSYVRDPATTAELLKRSDVDAIEIHTTGKGIGMFSTLWNSLGESINNVKLVAVSLPNAGASTIDFMNATYTIMQSNLEGYNLWQLDGRPMSGDIGRGATRETVSFAVDLTSVQDRPLGFYQLAGGTNLYTVDCLKKAGLFMARTLPGTRTTEKVGSQEALIGGIAYGGYARKIVGRVLRKIPSELGRVRIEDHPGYLLEALQEALSLVGPVKGYSALET; the protein is encoded by the exons ATGGCCGTGGCGCCGtttccgccgccgcctctcctcgcCTCGCACGCCGCCGTCCGAGCCGCAGCCTCACGCGTCGTCGCATCCCGGCCTATCCGCGTCGCCGGCGAAGACTGCCACCACCACCCGCCGCAGGTCGCGGCCCTCCGGCGCGGCGACTGGGTGAAGCTCATCTGCGGCGCCAGCTTCGAG GATGCTGCCGATGTCCGGAATCTCTCCCTTGTCTACACGCTGGCTGGAG TGGATTGCATTGATTGTGCAGCAGATGCATCTGTAGTCAGTGCGGTGAATGAAGGTATTGATGTAGCAGCCTCAATTGTACCAGAAGTTCAAAGGCCTTGGGTGATGGTTAGCGTTAATGATGATTGCAGAGATATTCATTTCCGCAAAGCTG GATTTGATCCTGAAGATTGCCCACCGAATTGCTCAAAGCCATGTGAGAAAGTTTGTCCTGCTGATGCAATATCACTAAAGAGGGTCATGGTTGGAGAACATGCTCAGTCCGATCCAATATGTGATAAACTTGAG GGTGGTGTCATTATGGAACGATGCTATGGCTGCGGTAGATGCTTATCAGTTTGCCCTTATGACAGAATAA GTGCTATGTCCTATGTACGAGATCCTGCCACGACAGCTGAACTGTTGAAAAGGAGTGATGTTGATGCAATAGAAATACATACCACTGGAAA GGGAATTGGTATGTTTAGTACGCTCTGGAACAGCTTGGGTGAGTCAATCAATAATGTGAAGTTGGTCGCA GTAAGCCTGCCTAATGCTGGTGCATCAACAATTGATTTCATGAATGCAACATATACGATAATGCAGTCTAATCTGGAAGGGTATAATCTTTGGCAG TTAGATGGTCGTCCTATGAGTGGTGACATCGGTCGAGGTGCAACAAGGGAAACTGTTTCTTTTGCTGTTGATCTGACTTCAGTACAAGATAGGCCTCTTG GCTTTTATCAGCTGGCTGGTGGCACCAACTTATACACTGTAGATTGCTTAAAGAAAGCTGGCCTTTTCATGGCTAGGACTTTACCTG GGACAAGAACTACTGAAAAGGTTGGTTCCCAGGAAGCTCTAATAGGAGGAATAGCTTATGGTGGCTATGCTCGCAAG ATTGTTGGAAGAGTTCTGCGCAAAATACCATCAGAACTTGGGCGCGTACGCATCGAGGATCATCCAGGATATCTCCTAGAGGCATTGCAGGAAGCCTTGTCCTTAGTAGGCCCTGTGAAGGGTTATTCAGCTCTGGAAACATGA